From the genome of Triticum aestivum cultivar Chinese Spring chromosome 3B, IWGSC CS RefSeq v2.1, whole genome shotgun sequence, one region includes:
- the LOC123066866 gene encoding UDP-glycosyltransferase 76F1-like, producing the protein MEASAAEKAPVTASGGARRVLLFPLPFQGHLNPMLQLADVLHARGLRVTVFHAAFNAPDRVAGYHFVPVGAGVPTADLVPTGSNADFAGALLRINERLQGPFEDSLREVLQEEDHEGARPACLVLDSNLRSMQVVADRLGVPTLVLRTGGAACLVAYMAFPALCDKGLLPPQDHSQLNLPLDDLPPLRLQDMVFSTTTPHETMTTCLERIVESAKCSSGVILNTFNDLEGVELRKIIDGVGVPVYAIGPLYKISSGVKSSLLSSDQTCLDWLDKQEAKSVLFVSFGSLASMDQEELVETAWGLANSRMPFLWVIRPDAVHGSGNVGLPDGFEEETQGTGMVVSWAPQQDVLGHQAIGGFWTHNGWNSTLESICEGVPMICRPHFADQMINARYVEEVWKVGFELEGKLERGNIERGIRKLLCEEGGEMRRRADDLKDKATRCIKKGGSSQTMVDLLVNCIMSLPSSISMGLV; encoded by the exons ATGGAGGCCAGCGCGGCGGAGAAGGCTCCGGtgacggcgagcggtggcgcccggCGGGTGCTGCTGTTCCCGCTGCCGTTCCAGGGCCACCTGAACCCGATGCTGCAGCTGGCGGACGTGCTGCACGCCCGGGGCCTCCGCGTCACCGTCTTCCACGCCGCCTTCAACGCACCGGACCGCGTGGCAGGGTACCACTTCGTGCCCGTCGGCGCCGGCGTGCCGACGGCCGACCTCGTCCCCACCGGCAGCAACGCCGACTTCGCCGGGGCGCTGCTGCGCATCAACGAGCGCCTGCAGGGGCCTTTCGAGGACAGCCTCCGCGAGGTGCTGCAGGAGGAGGACCATGAGGGAGCGCGGCCGGCGTGCCTCGTGCTGGACTCTAACCTCCGGAGCATGCAGGTGGTCGCGGACCGGCTCGGCGTGCCGACGCTAGTGCTGCGCACGGGTGGCGCCGCCTGCCTCGTGGCCTACATGGCCTTCCCGGCGCTCTGCGACAAGGGCCTCCTCCCGCCACAAG ACCATTCGCAACTGAACTTGCCACTGGATGATCTCCCACCACTCCGCCTGCAAGACATGGTCTTCTCAACCACAACTCCACATGAAACGATGACCACCTGCCTAGAACGCATTGTGGAATCGGCAAAGTGTTCTTCAGGTGTCATCCTCAACACCTTCAATGACCTCGAAGGTGTCGAGCTCCGAAAGATCATTGATGGCGTGGGTGTCCCGGTGTATGCGATTGGTCCTCTTTACAAGATATCCTCAGGTGTCAAAAGCAGCCTGTTGTCTTCGGATCAAACTTGTTTGGATTGGCTGGACAAGCAAGAGGCAAAGTCTGTTTTGTTCGTGAGCTTTGGGAGCTTGGCTTCCATGGATCAGGAAGAGCTAGTGGAGACTGCATGGGGCTTGGCCAATAGCCGCATGCCATTTCTTTGGGTCATCAGGCCTGACGCGGTTCATGGTTCAGGGAACGTAGGCCTACCTGACGGCTTTGAGGAAGAGACACAAGGTACGGGGATGGTGGTGAGTTGGGCTCCACAACAAGATGTTCTTGGGCACCAAGCAATTGGTGGCTTTTGGACCCATAACGGCTGGAACTCAACATTGGAAAGCATATGCGAGGGTGTTCCGATGATATGTAGACCTCATTTTGCTGACCAAATGATAAATGCCAGGTATGTCGAGGAGGTGTGGAAAGTAGGGTTTGAGTTAGAGGGCAAGTTGGAGCGGGGGAACATTGAGAGGGGTATTAGAAAGTTGTTGTGCGAAGAAGGTGGAGAGATGAGGCGAAGAGCAGATGATCTCAAGGACAAAGCAACCCGGTGTATAAAGAAAGGCGGCTCTTCTCAAACTATGGTTGATTTGCTGGTGAACTGCATAATGTCATTACCTTCTTCCATTTCGATGGGATTAGTTTGA